From a single Drosophila sulfurigaster albostrigata strain 15112-1811.04 chromosome 3, ASM2355843v2, whole genome shotgun sequence genomic region:
- the LOC133842613 gene encoding hippocampus abundant transcript 1 protein isoform X2, whose protein sequence is MRNGFSNAMRQPTEDNAHSSFELDEHEPQLEASKATATSSEQSSLTAGAAAANTTTNTANDSRTKQDESDISDRTDTQSTHSSSSTPTTADVADVAADAETINSLPLSPAIYGRGGQLVKRHSSTTKQQQTDNLSASIATTSDVPDQDNVPTSSRYAATHPSAAIAETNAPIASNTRTSGGTHRRTLSSTSYISMRSQLGATGATTPPEPPRRNRFFEWIRVVCKMCCCKSSGIGEPSVHHALVVIFLEFFAWGLLTMPIISTLNRTFPDHTFLMNGLVMGIKGILSFLSAPLIGALSDIWGRKFFLLVTVFFTCMPIPLMCINTWWFFALISISGVFAVTFSVVFAYVADVTTPEERSKAYGLASATFAASLVISPALGNALMDMYGDTLVVALSTAIAVLDVFFILVAVPESLSEKMRPASWGAPISWEQADPFLALRKVGTDKTVLMLCLTVLLSYLPEAGEYSCMFVYLKLKMGFNYVEVSIFIAVVGILSITVQVTLGSFMKVLGAKRTIIVGLALELVQLLWYGLGSQKWMMWSAGVVAALGSITYPAISAFVSLYAAPESQGAVQGMITGMRGLCNGLGPAVFGVIFYLFNVDLNVDQDSYVKSSHTSVEKISHHVPGPPFVFGALCVFCAIVVAAFIPEGQQTTLEKKRKDEPDKSGVNT, encoded by the exons ATGCGGAACGGTTTCAGCAATGCCATGCGGCAGCCCACAGAGGATAATGCGCACAGCAGCTTTGAGCTGGATGAGCATGAGCCGCAGCTGGAGGCAAGCAAAGCGACTGCAACCAGCAGCGAGCAGAGTAGCTTgacagcaggagcagcagcagccaacacaACCACAAACACAGCCAACGACAGCAGGACAAAGCAGGACGAATCGGATATAAGCGATCGAACGGATACGCAGAGcacgcacagcagcagctcaacgCCAACCACAGCGGATGTGGCCGATGTGGCAGCCGATGCGGAAACCATCAACTCGTTGCCCCTCTCCCCGGCCATCTATGGTCGGGGCGGTCAGCTTGTCAAGCGTCATTCCTCCACAaccaagcagcaacaaactgATAATCTTTCCGCTTCGATAGCCACAACCAGCGATGTGCCCGACCAGGATAATGTGCCGACG TCATCACGGTATGCGGCCACGCATCCCAGCGCTGCGATTGCCGAGACAAACGCACCGATTGCCAGCAATACCAGAACATCAGGCGGCACACATCGACGCACTCTCTCCTCCACATCGTACATCTCGATGCGTTCACAACTGGGCGCCACAGGAGCGACAACGCCGCCAGAGCCGCCGCGACGCAATCGTTTCTTTGAGTGGATACGCGTCGTCTGTAAGATGTGCTGTTGCAAG AGTTCGGGAATTGGCGAGCCAAGTGTGCATCATGCGCTGGTTGTGATATTTTTAGAGTTCTTTGCGTGGGGTCTGCTCACCATGCCCATTATATCG ACCCTGAATCGCACTTTCCCCGATCACACGTTCCTTATGAACGGCCTGGTGATGGGCATCAAAGGCATACTGTCATTCCTATCGGCGCCATTGATTGGCGCTCTGTCCGACATTTGgggtcgcaaatttttcctaTTAGTCACAGTATTCTTCACTTGTATGCCCATACCGTTGATGTGCATAAATACCTGGTGGTTCTTTGCCTTGATCTCAATTAGCGGCGTTTTTGCCGTCACCTTTTCGGTGGTGTTCGCTTATGTGGCCGATGTGACCACACCGGAGGAGCGCTCCAAGGCGTATGGCCTGGCTTCGGCCACATTTGCGGCCAGTCTGGTCATATCACCCGCACTTGGCAATGCTCTGATGGACATGTATGGCGATACGTTGGTCGTCGCCCTGTCCACAGCGATTGCCGTGCTGGATGTCTTCTTCATACTGGTTGCGGTGCCGGAGAGTTTGTCGGAAAAGATGCGGCCAGCATCGTGGGGTGCGCCCATCAGTTGGGAGCAAGCAGATCCCTTTCTG GCACTGCGCAAGGTGGGCACAGATAAGACCGTCTTAATGCTGTGCTTAACGGTGCTGCTTTCCTATCTGCCCGAAGCTGGCGAGTACTCCTGCATGTTTGTCTATCTGAAGCTGAAAATGGGCTTCAACTATGTTGAAGTATCCATTTTCATTGCTGTCGTTGGCATTCTCAGCATCACAGTACAAGTTACGCTTGGCTCTTTTATGAA AGTACTTGGCGCCAAGCGCACAATCATTGTGGGCCTAGCCCTTGAATTAGTTCAACTGCTTTGGTATGGTTTGGGCAGTCAAAAATG GATGATGTGGTCAGCTGGCGTTGTCGCTGCCTTGGGATCTATCACCTATCCAGCTATAAGTGCATTTGTATCACTTTATGCCGCTCCCGAAAGTCAag gtGCCGTTCAGGGAATGATCACCGGCATGCGAGGCCTGTGCAATGGCTTGGGACCAGCGGTATTTGGCGTcatcttttatttgtttaatgttgACTTGAATGTCGATCAAGATTCCTATGTGAAGAGCAGTCATACGAGTGTTGAAAAAATCTCACATCATGTGCCGGGGCCGCCGTTTGTCTTCGGTGCATTGTGTGTCTTCTGTGCCATTGTCGTGGCTGCTTTCATACCCGAGGGCCAGCAAACGACATTGGAAAAGAAACGTAAGGATGAGCCTGATAAGAGCGGAGTAAACACATAA
- the LOC133842613 gene encoding hippocampus abundant transcript 1 protein isoform X1: MRNGFSNAMRQPTEDNAHSSFELDEHEPQLEASKATATSSEQSSLTAGAAAANTTTNTANDSRTKQDESDISDRTDTQSTHSSSSTPTTADVADVAADAETINSLPLSPAIYGRGGQLVKRHSSTTKQQQTDNLSASIATTSDVPDQDNVPTSSRYAATHPSAAIAETNAPIASNTRTSGGTHRRTLSSTSYISMRSQLGATGATTPPEPPRRNRFFEWIRVVCKMCCCKSSGIGEPSVHHALVVIFLEFFAWGLLTMPIISTLNRTFPDHTFLMNGLVMGIKGILSFLSAPLIGALSDIWGRKFFLLVTVFFTCMPIPLMCINTWWFFALISISGVFAVTFSVVFAYVADVTTPEERSKAYGLASATFAASLVISPALGNALMDMYGDTLVVALSTAIAVLDVFFILVAVPESLSEKMRPASWGAPISWEQADPFLALRKVGTDKTVLMLCLTVLLSYLPEAGEYSCMFVYLKLKMGFNYVEVSIFIAVVGILSITVQVTLGSFMKVLGAKRTIIVGLALELVQLLWYGLGSQKWMMWSAGVVAALGSITYPAISAFVSLYAAPESQGAVQGMITGMRGLCNGLGPAVFGVIFYLFNVDLNVDQDSYVKSSHTSVEKISHHVPGPPFVFGALCVFCAIVVAAFIPEGQQTTLEKKRASLDVQYEIETGHKVPSSLAPLIRSDSLAQL; this comes from the exons ATGCGGAACGGTTTCAGCAATGCCATGCGGCAGCCCACAGAGGATAATGCGCACAGCAGCTTTGAGCTGGATGAGCATGAGCCGCAGCTGGAGGCAAGCAAAGCGACTGCAACCAGCAGCGAGCAGAGTAGCTTgacagcaggagcagcagcagccaacacaACCACAAACACAGCCAACGACAGCAGGACAAAGCAGGACGAATCGGATATAAGCGATCGAACGGATACGCAGAGcacgcacagcagcagctcaacgCCAACCACAGCGGATGTGGCCGATGTGGCAGCCGATGCGGAAACCATCAACTCGTTGCCCCTCTCCCCGGCCATCTATGGTCGGGGCGGTCAGCTTGTCAAGCGTCATTCCTCCACAaccaagcagcaacaaactgATAATCTTTCCGCTTCGATAGCCACAACCAGCGATGTGCCCGACCAGGATAATGTGCCGACG TCATCACGGTATGCGGCCACGCATCCCAGCGCTGCGATTGCCGAGACAAACGCACCGATTGCCAGCAATACCAGAACATCAGGCGGCACACATCGACGCACTCTCTCCTCCACATCGTACATCTCGATGCGTTCACAACTGGGCGCCACAGGAGCGACAACGCCGCCAGAGCCGCCGCGACGCAATCGTTTCTTTGAGTGGATACGCGTCGTCTGTAAGATGTGCTGTTGCAAG AGTTCGGGAATTGGCGAGCCAAGTGTGCATCATGCGCTGGTTGTGATATTTTTAGAGTTCTTTGCGTGGGGTCTGCTCACCATGCCCATTATATCG ACCCTGAATCGCACTTTCCCCGATCACACGTTCCTTATGAACGGCCTGGTGATGGGCATCAAAGGCATACTGTCATTCCTATCGGCGCCATTGATTGGCGCTCTGTCCGACATTTGgggtcgcaaatttttcctaTTAGTCACAGTATTCTTCACTTGTATGCCCATACCGTTGATGTGCATAAATACCTGGTGGTTCTTTGCCTTGATCTCAATTAGCGGCGTTTTTGCCGTCACCTTTTCGGTGGTGTTCGCTTATGTGGCCGATGTGACCACACCGGAGGAGCGCTCCAAGGCGTATGGCCTGGCTTCGGCCACATTTGCGGCCAGTCTGGTCATATCACCCGCACTTGGCAATGCTCTGATGGACATGTATGGCGATACGTTGGTCGTCGCCCTGTCCACAGCGATTGCCGTGCTGGATGTCTTCTTCATACTGGTTGCGGTGCCGGAGAGTTTGTCGGAAAAGATGCGGCCAGCATCGTGGGGTGCGCCCATCAGTTGGGAGCAAGCAGATCCCTTTCTG GCACTGCGCAAGGTGGGCACAGATAAGACCGTCTTAATGCTGTGCTTAACGGTGCTGCTTTCCTATCTGCCCGAAGCTGGCGAGTACTCCTGCATGTTTGTCTATCTGAAGCTGAAAATGGGCTTCAACTATGTTGAAGTATCCATTTTCATTGCTGTCGTTGGCATTCTCAGCATCACAGTACAAGTTACGCTTGGCTCTTTTATGAA AGTACTTGGCGCCAAGCGCACAATCATTGTGGGCCTAGCCCTTGAATTAGTTCAACTGCTTTGGTATGGTTTGGGCAGTCAAAAATG GATGATGTGGTCAGCTGGCGTTGTCGCTGCCTTGGGATCTATCACCTATCCAGCTATAAGTGCATTTGTATCACTTTATGCCGCTCCCGAAAGTCAag gtGCCGTTCAGGGAATGATCACCGGCATGCGAGGCCTGTGCAATGGCTTGGGACCAGCGGTATTTGGCGTcatcttttatttgtttaatgttgACTTGAATGTCGATCAAGATTCCTATGTGAAGAGCAGTCATACGAGTGTTGAAAAAATCTCACATCATGTGCCGGGGCCGCCGTTTGTCTTCGGTGCATTGTGTGTCTTCTGTGCCATTGTCGTGGCTGCTTTCATACCCGAGGGCCAGCAAACGACATTGGAAAAGAAAC GTGCCTCGCTTGATGTGCAGTACGAGATCGAAACTGGCCACAAAGTGCCCAGCTCGTTGGCGCCTCTAATACGCTCCGATTCGCTGGCGCAACTGTAG
- the LOC133842613 gene encoding hippocampus abundant transcript 1 protein isoform X3, producing MPKIYVKKPLAGLVIRNRAHKSSIFTSSGIGEPSVHHALVVIFLEFFAWGLLTMPIISTLNRTFPDHTFLMNGLVMGIKGILSFLSAPLIGALSDIWGRKFFLLVTVFFTCMPIPLMCINTWWFFALISISGVFAVTFSVVFAYVADVTTPEERSKAYGLASATFAASLVISPALGNALMDMYGDTLVVALSTAIAVLDVFFILVAVPESLSEKMRPASWGAPISWEQADPFLALRKVGTDKTVLMLCLTVLLSYLPEAGEYSCMFVYLKLKMGFNYVEVSIFIAVVGILSITVQVTLGSFMKVLGAKRTIIVGLALELVQLLWYGLGSQKWMMWSAGVVAALGSITYPAISAFVSLYAAPESQGAVQGMITGMRGLCNGLGPAVFGVIFYLFNVDLNVDQDSYVKSSHTSVEKISHHVPGPPFVFGALCVFCAIVVAAFIPEGQQTTLEKKRASLDVQYEIETGHKVPSSLAPLIRSDSLAQL from the exons AGTTCGGGAATTGGCGAGCCAAGTGTGCATCATGCGCTGGTTGTGATATTTTTAGAGTTCTTTGCGTGGGGTCTGCTCACCATGCCCATTATATCG ACCCTGAATCGCACTTTCCCCGATCACACGTTCCTTATGAACGGCCTGGTGATGGGCATCAAAGGCATACTGTCATTCCTATCGGCGCCATTGATTGGCGCTCTGTCCGACATTTGgggtcgcaaatttttcctaTTAGTCACAGTATTCTTCACTTGTATGCCCATACCGTTGATGTGCATAAATACCTGGTGGTTCTTTGCCTTGATCTCAATTAGCGGCGTTTTTGCCGTCACCTTTTCGGTGGTGTTCGCTTATGTGGCCGATGTGACCACACCGGAGGAGCGCTCCAAGGCGTATGGCCTGGCTTCGGCCACATTTGCGGCCAGTCTGGTCATATCACCCGCACTTGGCAATGCTCTGATGGACATGTATGGCGATACGTTGGTCGTCGCCCTGTCCACAGCGATTGCCGTGCTGGATGTCTTCTTCATACTGGTTGCGGTGCCGGAGAGTTTGTCGGAAAAGATGCGGCCAGCATCGTGGGGTGCGCCCATCAGTTGGGAGCAAGCAGATCCCTTTCTG GCACTGCGCAAGGTGGGCACAGATAAGACCGTCTTAATGCTGTGCTTAACGGTGCTGCTTTCCTATCTGCCCGAAGCTGGCGAGTACTCCTGCATGTTTGTCTATCTGAAGCTGAAAATGGGCTTCAACTATGTTGAAGTATCCATTTTCATTGCTGTCGTTGGCATTCTCAGCATCACAGTACAAGTTACGCTTGGCTCTTTTATGAA AGTACTTGGCGCCAAGCGCACAATCATTGTGGGCCTAGCCCTTGAATTAGTTCAACTGCTTTGGTATGGTTTGGGCAGTCAAAAATG GATGATGTGGTCAGCTGGCGTTGTCGCTGCCTTGGGATCTATCACCTATCCAGCTATAAGTGCATTTGTATCACTTTATGCCGCTCCCGAAAGTCAag gtGCCGTTCAGGGAATGATCACCGGCATGCGAGGCCTGTGCAATGGCTTGGGACCAGCGGTATTTGGCGTcatcttttatttgtttaatgttgACTTGAATGTCGATCAAGATTCCTATGTGAAGAGCAGTCATACGAGTGTTGAAAAAATCTCACATCATGTGCCGGGGCCGCCGTTTGTCTTCGGTGCATTGTGTGTCTTCTGTGCCATTGTCGTGGCTGCTTTCATACCCGAGGGCCAGCAAACGACATTGGAAAAGAAAC GTGCCTCGCTTGATGTGCAGTACGAGATCGAAACTGGCCACAAAGTGCCCAGCTCGTTGGCGCCTCTAATACGCTCCGATTCGCTGGCGCAACTGTAG